The Moorella glycerini genomic interval GGTCCGCAAAAATATCACCCCTCAAGTTGCTTAAAATATAACGCGGGGTTAAAATGCTGTCAAGGGTAGCGGCCCGTGTTGTACGTGTCAAGATGTAGTAGGCAAAAAGAGACCTCACATAAAAATCCCATATATATCCAACACCTTTTCCGGCTCCGGAGTATTGTGCAGTAATTCTCTGCGCCTGTCAAGGTTAAAGCCTGCGGCCGCCTACGGCGACCTTGACAGGCTTCGCGAATTACTGCCTGCTCTAATTAAGCCGGAAAAGGGGTTAGAATATAGCTCCACTAATTCTTGTTAGTTGCCTCAAGGTATATTTAACCCAATCTGTTCCCGCCTCAGGGCCAACAAGGGCTGGTACTCTCTTCCTTAACCATGCTTCTACGTCTTCTTTAACTATCTTCTTTTCTTTTATTACTTTAACGGGATTCTTTTCTACTTGTGGCATCTTCTTTTCTAGCCATGCGGCTAATTCTCCATTGGCTTTGAGCATAAGTAATGCTACCATGGCCGTTGCTCCTGCTTCGCTCCAGCTCATTCCCCTCTTTTTCATGCGAATGGCTATTTTTTTGTCTACTGTTGTTTCGGCTACGCCCATCCCGTATAACTTTAGCCCTTCCAGTTGTCGTGGTAACCGCAAGCGGTAATCTAACAGGTTATCGCGATATCTTTGACAGTAGTCATATACTTTTTGGCGTTGTTGCTTGTTTTTGCGGTTCGGTGCTTCTTCTATGAGTGCTTCCATGGTGTCCAAAAAGACCTGCTCTTGACCTTTGGCTAAAATCTCCATTAATCCTCGCGCTGTTTCGTTCCCATAAGCCTGCCTTATATCCCGGTGGAGGTGGTAGCGGTCCAATTGTACAATGGCTCCTGGTAACTGTTCTTTGGCTGTCTTCTGGATCCAGCTGGCTCCGTCGCCATTGACCACATATATTGTTTTTTCGTCTATCTCGTAGTACCTGGCTATTTCCGTGGTGAGGGCTTCCCAAAATTGTTCTCCATCTTCATAGATGCCCATTACTACCCGCGGGTTCTTGAGATGCCGGGCATTCCCTTTTTCTATCCACCCTTCGTATACTATTCCTACTTTTACTTCTATCCGCTCTTGCTTGCTCCTTTGCAGGGGAATCATTATGCCATCGGCTTCGATAAATAGTGCCGGTACTTTTTTCTTTTTGCCTTGGGGCTCTTCCCCGCTCACGAATAGCTTGTTGCGCAGGGCTTCTTGCAGTCCTTTTTGTTCCAGTCCATTTCGTTTTACTTCGCTATGGATGGTCATATGGCTTAATTGGCCCATCCCTGCTTCGGCCATTATTTCCGCTGCCTGCCTGAAGGGTAACCGGGTTGCCAGCGATACGGCTAATTTGAGCAGTCTTCCTGTCAGGCGCTTTCCTTGGCGTAAGTTCAGGGCTTCGTCTAACAGAAACCTTCCCTCGCCTCTTTTCTTTTTGCGCGTCGCTTTGACATATAGTCGGCGCTTAAAGGTTATATCCCCGTACAGGCAGGTGATTGTGCGGTAGCGGAAGCCAGCTATCCTATATCTCTTGGGTTTTGCTGGCATAAGGGCATCATCCAGGGCTTCCAGTACGGCTACCAATAATCGCCTGGCTATTTGCAGGATAACTTCTTCTAGAGTGTTGAAATTCTCGATACCATCTAATAAACTAAAGATGGTAGCGGTACTGGTATTACCGTTTACCATAAAGAGACCTCACTCCTTTTACGGTGTTTTTCTTCTTGTGAGGTCTCTTTTCTCTTTTTTGCTCCTTTTTCCTCCTGCCTACTGTAATTTTACACTAACGCCCGTGTTTTATGTCGTGCTCCCGGTAACCTCATGTAAAAAGCCGGCCATGAGGGCGCCTTGCCCTTTGTCGAAGGGGCCAGTAACTAAGCTGGGTATAGAGTTTTAGATTGCTGTAACTTCCAGGTTAGCCTGAGTCCCAAAATGAAACCGGGTACGCCTTGACTTTAACATGGTTTTGTGCTAATATACTTTTTGCGCGGAAAAACAATGCGGGATGGTGTAGCGGTAGCACCCATGACTCTGGATCATGTTGCCCTGGTTCGAATCCAGGTCCCGCAGCCAGAAATTACCCTCCCCTTCCGGTTGGAAGGGGGTTTTTGCTTTTTATAACGCCTGCAAGTCTATACCAATATTACTAAGGGGCCAGTATGCTGCTACTGGCCCCTCCCTTTTCCTAAGCCAGGTTTTCCCGGATCCACCTGGAGGCCCGGGACAGGCGCTCAAGGACGGTTTCCCTACCCAGGAGTTCCAGGATCTCAAAGAGGCCGGGGCCCATGGTGCGGCCGGTGACTGCCAGGCGGGTGGGATGAAAAAGCTGCCCCGTACTTATCCCTTTCCTTTCAGCCAGGGTCCGGTAGGCCTCTTCAGCTGCCGCGGCAGTAAATTGGGGTAAAGCTGCCAGCTCTTCCCTGGCTTCATCCAGCAGGGCGGCGGCCCCGGGTTTGTTGAAGTACTTGCGGACACCCTTTTCCTCATAGGAGGTTACCTCGCTAAAGAAATAGCTGGCGGCATCGGCCACTTCGGCCAGGGTCTTGACCCGGTCGCGGACGGCAGCAATGATGGCCCGGACATGGTCATAGTCCTGCTCCGGTAACGGGTCGGGCAGGAGCCCTTTAGCCTGTAAAAAGGGCACGGCCAGGCGGGTGATCCGGTCGAGGTCACCCTCCCGCAGGTAGTGGCCATTAATCCAGGTTAGCTTTTTGGTGTCGTAAATAGCGGCATTTTTAGAAACTCGCTCCAGGGAAAAACTGTTAATTATCTCCTCCAAAGGTATAATTTCTTCCTCCCCTTCAGGTGACCACCCCAGGAGGGCCAGGTAATTGATAATGGCTTCCGGCAGGTAACCTTCATCCCGGTATTCTTCTACCGAAGTAGCACCATGGCGTTTACTTAACTTGCTGCGGTCGGGGGCCAGGATCATGGGCACATGGGCAAAGGCCGGTAACTCATACCCCAGGGCCTGGTAAACCAGGATCTGTTTAGGAGTATTGGAGAGGTGCTCCTCGGCCCGGATGATATGACTGATCTGCATTAAGTGATCGTCAACCACGGTGGCAAAATTATAGGTTGGCATGCCATTGGATTTAACAATGATAAAATCATCGATGGTATCATTATCAAAGGAGACATCACCGCGAACAATATCCTTTACGGTCGTTGTACCCTGGTCGGGAACTGCCAGCCGGATAACCGGCTGCCGCCCCTCCTTTTCCAGGCGGGTACGATCTTCCGGCGTAAGATAACGGCAGCGGCGGTCGTACATGGGGGGGCGACCTTCGGCCTGGGCAATCTTACGCCGGGCGGCCAGTTCTTCCACGGTACAGTAGCAGAGGTAGGCTTTACCTTCATTTAACAGCCGGGCTGCCGCCTGGCGGTAAAACTCCAGGCGCTGGGACTGGAGATATGGTCCATAAGGGCCGCTCTTTTCCGGTCCTTCGTCCCAATCAAGGCCCAGCCAGCGCATGGCGGCCAGGATTTCCCGGTAGGAAATATCCGTCGAACGTTCGGTATCGGTATCGTCAATACGCAGGACAAAGGCACCTCCATGGTGCCGGGCAAAGAGCCAGTTAAACAAAGCTGTACGGGCCCCGCCGATATGTAAGCTGCCGGTAGGGCTGGGGGCAAAACGGACACGAACCGTGGACAAACGACAACACTCCTATCTTAATAACACTTGATACTGGGCTTCCAGGCGGCGGGCCATGGCCGCTGCCGCAAGGCCGGCAGCATTATGACGGGCCTGTTCACCCAGCCGCCGCCTGAGGCTTAAATCCTTAACTAATTGCAACACACAAACGCTGAAGGCATTTATATCTAGTGGGGTTAAAAAACCATCTTTTCCATTGACAACCATTTCCTCGACACCGTAGGCCTTGACGGCAACTACCGGCAGGCCGGCAGCCTTGGCTTCCGCGATTACCAGTCCCTGGGTTTCGGTGACGGAAGCAAAAATAAACAAGTCGGCCCCCGCATAGACGGCCGGCATTTGTTCAAAGGGAAAAGACCCGGCAAAGGTAACGGCCTGGTTGATTCCTAAAGAACGGGCCTGGCTTTGCAGGGTTTCCTTTAAGGGGCCGCTGCCCACCAGGACCAGGCGGGTATGCGGTACCTGCTGGTGTACAAGAGCAAAGGCCTGCAGGATAAAGGTGATGTTTTTTTCCTTACCCAGGCGTCCTACATGGAGGAGCATGACCTCCTCCGGTGGTAGTTGCAGGTAGCGGCGCAACCAGGTGGGATCGAGGTTTTGAAAGCGGTCCAGTTCAATACCAGTGGGGATACTAACCACCGGTACCTTGACGCCGTTTTCCTGTAAGTAAGCGGTAATGACCTCTGTCGGTGTAATTACCAGCTGGCAACGGTTACAAAAAGATACGGTATAATGGCGGACTGCTTTGCGCATCAGCCTGGGTGCCAGGGGAAAATAGTGCACATATTCTTCATAAAGGGTGTGATAAGTGGCCACCAGCGGTAACCCCAGCTGCCTGGCCATCCGTGCCCCCAGCTGCCCCATTAAAAAAGGGGAATGTACATGGATGAGGTCAATCCTTAACTCCCGCAAGGCCCTGGGCAAAGCCGGCGCCACCGGGATGGCCAGGGCAAATTCTTTAAAGGTAGGTGCCTTTAGCGAACGGAAACGGTAGATGTCTTTTTCGGGCCGGCATTTACCATAACTGGGAGCAAAAATAGATACCCGGTGACCCAGGTTACGCAGTTCATTAGTAAAGGTGACAATGGATCTGACTACCCCGCTGGTATATGGTAAATAGCTGTCAGTGAAAATGCCAATATGCAATTTTAGAGCCGCCTTTCTTCAGGTGGCATTCCGGGCAACAGCCTGGACAATATCGTGGCGCCGGACGAGCCCTATTAGCTGGCCTTCGCGGACAACTGGCACCTGCTTGATTTTATGGTCTGTCATTAAACCGGCGATTTCAGCGATACTGGCGTCTTCCCCGACGGCAATAACTCTGCGCGTCATGATGTCTTTAACAGGTCTTGGGGTGAGGAATTGGACCTTAGTGGTTAAATCATTATTGTCTTCCAGGACAAAGAGCGAATTAAAAAGATCGACAAAAACCGGGCGCCGCTGGCGAACGGCAGCCATGATATCGCCATCGGTAATTATGCCCTTGATCTTACCCTCCTTATCAATAACAACAGCGCTGGTAACGCCCTCCTGGACAAAAAGCTGGACTACATCACCAACCCTATCATCCGGGTGGACGACAACCACATCGGTAGTCATAATATCCCTGGCCAGGATCACGGTTTATTCCCCCCATTAAACTTATTATATCACTACGGTCGCAGGGTAGCTACTACCCGCTGGGGTTTTAAGAGGAAATCAAGGGCGGCCAGGATACTGGTAAAAACCACGTCCGCCTGTTGCAGGGCCTGGACGGAGGCTCCTTCTGGTCCTAGAACCAGCAAACCCAGGGCGGCCTGGCCGAGCATCTGCGCATCATTGACCCCGTTGCCAACAGCGGCTGTATGTTGGGCTCCCAGCTCGGTAATTATCCGTTCCTTATCCGGCCCGCCGGCCCAGCTGTCGACTTTAGTTAAAACCACCGGCAGGTGCCGGCAGGCAGCGGCAGCTGTACCGAAGGTATCGGCCGTCAGGATATAAACCTTAAGCCTGTTTGCCAGGGCCTGCAGGCGCTCTGCCACCCCCGGGAGGAGCTGGCCGTCGCAGGCAATGGTACCGTTAAAGTCCAGGACTACCTGGTGAATTTCTATCCTGCGCCCGGGTACTTCATAAATTAGCATTTGCTTTTCCCTGCCAAAAATATTTATAATGTTCTTCCTGCTTGCCGGCAGGATTTATAAAAGGGTAAACGAAATAAAATTAATTAGACATTAACAAAGGAGGTTGGCCAGGATGTTTGTCCGCGACCATATGAGCCCCAATCCCATTACAGTTACCAGGGAGACTTCCGTCCTGGATGCCCTCGAGCTAATGAAGAAGCATAAAATCCGGCGCTTACCTGTGGTCCAGGATGGACGGCTGGTAGGGTTGGTTACTGAACGGGATATCTTAAGGGTTTCTCCTTCCCCGGCTTCAACCCTCAGCGCCTTTGAAGTCAATTACCTGGTAGCCAAGATGACGGTTAAAGATGCCATGATTAAACGCCCCATTACCGTTCCTCCAGATATGACCATTGAAGAAGCGGCCCTTTTGATGCGGGAGCATAAAATTGACAACCTCCTGGTCATGGAAAAGGAAAAGCTCGTCGGTATTATTACCCAGACCGACCTCTTTGAGGCTTTGATTAAACTCTTTGGCCTGCGGCGCCCGGGTGTGAGGGTTACCCTGGAAGTAGAAGACCGCATCGGCGTCCTGGCTAACATTGCCCGGCGGGTAGCAGACGCCGGCATCAATATTATTAACGTTGCCAACCGCCATAAAGACGATGTCCATACCTATGTCGTCCTGCGGCTGGCAACAGGTGATGTCAGCGCTCTCCTCCCCGCCCTGGAAGCAGAAGGCTACCGGGTAATTCACGTAAGTTCTTATAACGGCTAAAACTTAACCGCATTTACTGAAGCCGCAGCTGCAGGTGACGCAGCCTTCCTGGAAATGGAGGTTGGAACCGCACTCCGGGCAGATACCCTTCTGGATGAGTTCGGCTTCGGCAGCCGGGCTCAAAGGCTGGAAACCGGCCGGCTGGTTTTCAATGGTAGCGCTAATTTCGGCCAGGGCGCGGGCGCTGAAATCAGATGGTAGCTGGTAAGAACCGTGGTCGTGCCAGTTTTTCAGCTCCTGGGCCAGGACGCGGCCGATGATGTCCGGGCAGGATTTACCGACTATACTTTTATCGGTGGCCCGGCGCCGTAAGAAATTGGGGCAGCTTACCGAGGTGAGCTGGTCAATAATGGCCTCCGGGGCAATATTGGCCCGCAGGGCCAGGGAAATCAGCCGGCTGACACCTTCGGTAAATCCGCTGCAGCCACCGGAAGAGCCGGTGGTGATAAAGGTTTCGATTAAACCCTCCTGGTCATAATTGACGGTGATATACATTTTACCGCAACCCGTCTTAACCTGCTCGGTAACGCCGCAGGTACGTTTCGGCCGCGGCCGGGGATGGGTTTTCTGGCCGGAGGGCGTCTTGACAGCAGTATTTTTGGTGCCGCTGACCAGCACTTCCTGTTCCCGGCTGCCGGAACGGTAGACTGTCACCCCTTTACAACCCAGCTGGTAGGCCAGTTCATAGACCCGGCGGACGTCTTCCCTGGTGGCACCGGGCGGGAAGTTAACCGTTTTGGAGACGGCATTATCGGTACTGGCCTGGAAGGCGGCCTGCATGCGGATGTGCCACTCCGGGGCGATTTCCAGGGCCGTGACAAAAACCCGGCGCATATCCGGCGGGATCTGCTTGATATCATGGATACTTGTCCCGGCGGCAATTTGCTGGAAAATTAACCTGGCCTCATCCGGCGCAAAATTTTCCTCTATGTAGGCCCGGAAAACAGGGTTGACCTCAATAAGGCTTTCGCCATCCAGGACGTTTTTAGTGTAGGCCAGGGCGAAAACCGGTTCTATCCCTGAGCTGGTACCGGCAATCATACTGATGGTACCGGTAGGGGCAATGGTGGTGCAGGTGGCATTGCGGAGTTCCTGCCCCCGGTAAATGCTCCTGTCGATATTGGGAAAGCTGCCCCGCTCTTCCGCCAGCCTCCGGGAAGCCTGGCGGGCTTCTTTTTGAATAAAGGCCATCACCCGGCGGCCCAGCTCCACTGCTTCTTCTGTATCATAAGGAATCCGGAGCAAGAAAAGCATATCGGCCCAGCCCATGACTCCCAGGCCGATTTTCCGGTTACCCATGACCATGGCCTTTATCTTTTCCAGGGGGAATTCATTGATCTCAATAACGTTATCCAGGAAGCGTACCGACCAGTAAACTGTTTCCGCTAACTTGTCCCAGTCTACGCCGCCCTCCCGGACCATATTGGCCAGGTTCAGGGAGCCAAGGTTACAGGCTTCATAAGGTAAAAGGGGCTGTTCCCCGCAGTTATGGGCGTAGATGCCGTTGGCGTCGAAGGCGTTGATGCCGGGAACCTGGACGTCATATACGTCTTCGACCCCGTCATCTTCGATGGCAAGGACCGTGGCTGTAAAGCGCTCACGATTCATTCCTCGCCGGTAAGACGCAAGGAGTGAATTTAATTTCCTCGCCTTGTCGACATCGCCAAAGCCGATCCGCCCGGCGAAAAAGGCCAGGTTATCCCCGCTGATGACCAGCTCATGCTGGGCCTTGATCTCATACTCCCGGGTACCTCCTTTACCATCGGGCAAGGGCCGGCTACCGGCCGGACGCCGTTCTGCATAAATGGTACTGGCAATGCCCAGGCGAAGGAGCATGCGCTGTACCGTGCGCAGGAGATCAAGGTTGCTCTGGGCCAGGCGGATGCTAACGCCCTTTTGCTGGCTCCCCTGGACCGAGGCATCGCAGTCAAACAGGCCCCGCAGGAAGCCCCGGTAGCCGTCTGACGAAGCACGTTCGATTGCCGGGGTAACGGTCTTAACGCCGGGCCCCATACCCATCCGCCCGGCCAGCATTTTCAGACTGGCTGACTTGAGGCGGAATTCGTCGCGCCCTTTAACGGCCATCCAGCCGGTAAAGTCGGAACGATGGGGTAATGCTCCGGCGTAGCTTAAAGCCAGCTTCATGACTGAGGCTGTACCGTCTTCTGCCTGCAGGTCGCCAACTGCCTTCTCCCTGGCCCAGACGGAAAGAATAGCGCTGTCCTTCTTGAGGACACCGTCACCGACCAGGAGACCAAGGAGGTAACCCTCACCTTCCGTCAGTTCGCCAGGCCACCCTGCCAGGGGGCGGTGATTATGCAGGAGAATCTGGTCGCCGGGCTTCAGCTCTTTGACCGGGACCCATTCGGAAGCAATACGGTAGCGCGTCCGGTCAACCATGCGCAGCACCCGGTGGTCAGCGGTGAGCCGGACACTGTATCCTTCCCGGGTGCGCAGGCTGACGACCGGCTTTGTCGCCGTCTTGAAGAAGCCTTCTTTACCTGTGGCGTAGGGCCGGCCGTTGACTACTGCTGTAAAGGGGCGGCCCAACAGTTCCCATACCTGGCGCGGGCCTTCACTTGTAGTCACCCAGGTATCGCCGGTCACGCAAGGGTTGGTGGCCTCGATGTCTCCCAGTTCAGGGGTGGGATTATCTTCATTTAAACGGTCCAGGAAGATGATGCCCGGCTCGCCGTTGGCCCAGGCATGGTTTACGATTTCCTCGAATACCTGCTGCGCTTTCAGCTTCTGGTATACTTTGCCGCCAAATTTTAGCTCATAGTAATCGTCCCGGGCCAGGGCTTCCATGAATTCCTTTGTCAGGCCCACGGAGATGTTGAAGTTGGTCAATTCATTGTTATTTTCCTTGCAGCTGATAAATTCCAGGATATCAGGGTGATCCACCCGTAAAATCCCCATATTGGCCCCCCGCCTGGTCCCTCCCTGCTTGATGGCCTCGGTGGCGGCATTGAAAACCTTCATAAAGGATACGGGGCCGGAGGCTACCCCGCCGGTAGAGCGTACGGGGCTGTTTTTCGGCCGCAGGCGGGAAAAGGAAAAGCCTGTCCCCCCACCACTTTTATGAATCAGGGCCGCGTCTTTAACCGCGGTAAAGATGGCCTCCATACTGTCTTCCACCGGCAGGACAAAGCAGGCCGACAGCTGGCCCAGCTCCCGGCCGGCGTTCATCAGGGTGGGGCTGTTGGGTAAAAAGTCCCAGCTGGTCATGAGCTGGTAAAAGCGCAGGCTTATGTCTTCTAGCTGCTCTTCTGTCCAGGCGGGGTTGAAAATTTTTTCCGCCCCGGCTACGGCCCTGGCCACCCGGTGGAACATCTCCTCCGGTGTTTCCACCGGGACACCATTTTCTTTCTTCAAGTAACGTTTTTCGATAATCAAGCGGGCATTGTCTGTTAATTTCATTCTGTCACCATCCATATATTGACATAAAAGAAAGTTATCTACATAGTTATCCACTTTATCCACTGGTTCCAGTTTAAGTTACAGGCAGGTAAATACTGAAACAACTTCCCTCCCCTACTTTGCTTTTAACTTCTATTTTACCACCATGACCGGCAACGATACGGTTGCTCAAGGTTAAGCCCAGGCCGGTACCGTTTTCCTTGGTGGTATAAAAGGGCTCGAAGATTAATTTTAGCTGTTCCGGGGGAATCCCCGGGCCATTATCTTCAACGGTGGTGACGACCTGGCCGGTAGTCGTATCCAGGTAAGAAGTTACAATTACCTGGCCTCCTGGACCGGCCGCCTGGATGGCATTGGAAGTCAGGTTGAGAATGACCTGTTTAATCTGGCCGGGATCCAGGCATAAAAGGGGTAAATCTGGTGCCAGGTACTGGACCAGTTTTACCTCATGCATTATAGCTTCCTGCTCGGCCAGGAGCAGGGCTTCGGCCACCAGCTGGCCGAAAGGCGTTATTTGCAGCTGGGGCTGGGAAGGCTTGGCAAGGGACAGGAACTCCTTGATAATATTATTGATGCGATCGAGTTCGTCAAACATAATGGTGAAATATTCCTGCTCGAGGGCCTGGGGGTCAAATTTAGTTTGTAAGAGTTGTAAAAAACCGCGAATGGAAGTTAGAGGATTGCGGATTTCGTGGGCCATACCGGCAGCCAGTTCACCGACAATGGCCAGTTTTTCTGTTAAATATTCCCGGTCCTCTTCAGGAAAAGAATAAGCCACTACCCTCTCACCTCCGGCCCATAACTAATACATTTCCACAAGATGGCCATTTTTCCTCCTGGCAGGAGATTACTGGCGATAATTTTGTTGCATCTCCTGGAGAAGCTGGCCCAGTTTCTTCATATTTTCGCCATAACCAGCCCAGTCGCCCAGTTTTAGTTTTTCCTGGGCCTCACTGTAAAGGCGGTTGGCTTCCTGGATGGAAGTTGCTAAATTGCTAGTTGTAAGCGGGCCGGAAGGAGGTGCCGTTGTTGCCGGTGGCGGGGTAACAGGTGCCCGGTCACCGAAAATGGCCTTCAGGGCGCCGGCCAGGGTATCGGCCATGACTATTTTCTCCCCGTAAGCTACTACCACCTGGCGGAGTTCCGGCAACTTGCTCTCCTGGGCCTGGAGGAAAATTGGTTCCACATAGAGCAATGCTTCCTTAATGGGTAGGACCAGGAGATTGCCGCGGATAACCCGGGAACCGTGCTGGTCCCAGAGGGTAAGTTGCTGGGAGATAGTGGGTTCCTGGTCAATGCGGGCTTCAATTTGCATGGGGCCATAAATGGAACGATTTTTAGGGAACGTATAAAGTAGGAGCTGGCCGTAGTGGGGGCCGTCGTTGCGGGCCGCCAGCCAGGCCACCATATTAACCTTGCGCGCCGGGGTGAAGGGCAGTATTAGTATATATTCCGCTTCCTGTTCGCCGGGCAAGGGCATTAAGGTATAGTAGGGCTCTATGGCCTGGCGCTGATCGCCCACCATTTCCTCGGCAATACTCCAGGCGTCTTCTTTATTATAGAAGAGCATGGTGTTTTCCATGTGGTAGCTGGCCAGCATCCTGGCCTGGATGGCCAGCAGTTCCGCAGGATAACGCAGGTGCTGCCGCAGTTCGGCCGGCATGGCCTCCAGGGGTTTAAACAGGCCAGGGAAAATCTTACCCAGGGTCTGGCTTAAGGGATCGCCGGGATCCACAATATAGTAATCGACCGTACCGTTATAGGCATCAATTACCACCTTGACGGCATTGCGGATGTAATTAAAACCCTCATTGACCGGTTCGGAATAGGGATACATACTGGTTAAAGTATAGGCGTCAAGTAACCAGTACAGCCGCCCGCCGGCGACCACCAGGTAGGGGTCGGCGTCATAACGCAAGTAAGGCATAATCTTGCGGGCCCGTTCCTGGATGTTGCGGTAGTAGAGGATTTTGCTCTGGGGAGTCAGTTCCTTGCTCATCAATAACCGGTAATCATTAAAGCGGAAGGCAAAGATGAGGCGCCGCCAGTAGTTATTGAGGGCTACTCCTCCCCTGCCCTCATACCTGGTTTCCACGAAGTTATCGCCAGCGCTGGCGGGATAATCGAATTCAGCCGCCTTGCCGCCGGTAATAACGTAATCGCCGGTTAACTCACCGTAATAGATGCGGGGTTCGTTAAGCTGGAGACCGGCAGTACTGCGGAAGGGCAAATCGCCGGCAATAAATTCGGGCTGGCCACCGGGGGTAACGGTGCTGGCCAGATTCATGGCCAGGCCGTAGCCATGGGTATAGCGCATTTTTTCATTAATCCAGGTCCTGGCCCGGTCAGGCAGCTTATCCTGGTCCAGTTCGCGGGCTGAAAGCATGACCTGGCGCTGGCTGCTTCCGAAGGTATAACGGTCGACATCAATATCCTTAAAGCTATAATAGGAGCGGATTTCCTGGAGCTGGCTGTAGGTTTGCTGCAGGGGCCGGTAATCCCACAGGCGGATATTATCCAGGGTAATCTTCTCCTGTTCCAGGTCGGCCGGGGTAAGATTATCACGGGCCGGGAATTCCCGGACGGTTATTTTATCTAAACCAAAGGCGCGGCGGGTAAAGTCAATATTAAAACGCAGGTAGGGCTCTTCCCGGACAAACTCATTGGGCTCGACCTGGAACTTCTGTATTGCCAGGGGTAGAATAACTACCAGCAAGGCATAAGCAGCAATGAAAGTCAAGATCCCCAGGCCTACCAGCTTGAGGTTGCGGCGGAAGGCATTGAGGAAGATAAGCAAGGCACAGGCCACGGCTACACCAGCCAGGATGTTATACCCCGGTAGCAGGGCGTGAATATCCGTATAACTGGCGCCAAAGGCTACACCCCGGGGCGAACGGACCAGATCAAAGGCCCGCAGGCGGAA includes:
- a CDS encoding ISLre2 family transposase is translated as MVNGNTSTATIFSLLDGIENFNTLEEVILQIARRLLVAVLEALDDALMPAKPKRYRIAGFRYRTITCLYGDITFKRRLYVKATRKKKRGEGRFLLDEALNLRQGKRLTGRLLKLAVSLATRLPFRQAAEIMAEAGMGQLSHMTIHSEVKRNGLEQKGLQEALRNKLFVSGEEPQGKKKKVPALFIEADGIMIPLQRSKQERIEVKVGIVYEGWIEKGNARHLKNPRVVMGIYEDGEQFWEALTTEIARYYEIDEKTIYVVNGDGASWIQKTAKEQLPGAIVQLDRYHLHRDIRQAYGNETARGLMEILAKGQEQVFLDTMEALIEEAPNRKNKQQRQKVYDYCQRYRDNLLDYRLRLPRQLEGLKLYGMGVAETTVDKKIAIRMKKRGMSWSEAGATAMVALLMLKANGELAAWLEKKMPQVEKNPVKVIKEKKIVKEDVEAWLRKRVPALVGPEAGTDWVKYTLRQLTRISGAIF
- the gltX gene encoding glutamate--tRNA ligase translates to MSTVRVRFAPSPTGSLHIGGARTALFNWLFARHHGGAFVLRIDDTDTERSTDISYREILAAMRWLGLDWDEGPEKSGPYGPYLQSQRLEFYRQAAARLLNEGKAYLCYCTVEELAARRKIAQAEGRPPMYDRRCRYLTPEDRTRLEKEGRQPVIRLAVPDQGTTTVKDIVRGDVSFDNDTIDDFIIVKSNGMPTYNFATVVDDHLMQISHIIRAEEHLSNTPKQILVYQALGYELPAFAHVPMILAPDRSKLSKRHGATSVEEYRDEGYLPEAIINYLALLGWSPEGEEEIIPLEEIINSFSLERVSKNAAIYDTKKLTWINGHYLREGDLDRITRLAVPFLQAKGLLPDPLPEQDYDHVRAIIAAVRDRVKTLAEVADAASYFFSEVTSYEEKGVRKYFNKPGAAALLDEAREELAALPQFTAAAAEEAYRTLAERKGISTGQLFHPTRLAVTGRTMGPGLFEILELLGRETVLERLSRASRWIRENLA
- a CDS encoding glycosyltransferase family 4 protein, translating into MHIGIFTDSYLPYTSGVVRSIVTFTNELRNLGHRVSIFAPSYGKCRPEKDIYRFRSLKAPTFKEFALAIPVAPALPRALRELRIDLIHVHSPFLMGQLGARMARQLGLPLVATYHTLYEEYVHYFPLAPRLMRKAVRHYTVSFCNRCQLVITPTEVITAYLQENGVKVPVVSIPTGIELDRFQNLDPTWLRRYLQLPPEEVMLLHVGRLGKEKNITFILQAFALVHQQVPHTRLVLVGSGPLKETLQSQARSLGINQAVTFAGSFPFEQMPAVYAGADLFIFASVTETQGLVIAEAKAAGLPVVAVKAYGVEEMVVNGKDGFLTPLDINAFSVCVLQLVKDLSLRRRLGEQARHNAAGLAAAAMARRLEAQYQVLLR
- a CDS encoding CBS domain-containing protein — its product is MILARDIMTTDVVVVHPDDRVGDVVQLFVQEGVTSAVVIDKEGKIKGIITDGDIMAAVRQRRPVFVDLFNSLFVLEDNNDLTTKVQFLTPRPVKDIMTRRVIAVGEDASIAEIAGLMTDHKIKQVPVVREGQLIGLVRRHDIVQAVARNAT
- a CDS encoding HAD family hydrolase; protein product: MLIYEVPGRRIEIHQVVLDFNGTIACDGQLLPGVAERLQALANRLKVYILTADTFGTAAAACRHLPVVLTKVDSWAGGPDKERIITELGAQHTAAVGNGVNDAQMLGQAALGLLVLGPEGASVQALQQADVVFTSILAALDFLLKPQRVVATLRP
- a CDS encoding CBS and ACT domain-containing protein, with amino-acid sequence MFVRDHMSPNPITVTRETSVLDALELMKKHKIRRLPVVQDGRLVGLVTERDILRVSPSPASTLSAFEVNYLVAKMTVKDAMIKRPITVPPDMTIEEAALLMREHKIDNLLVMEKEKLVGIITQTDLFEALIKLFGLRRPGVRVTLEVEDRIGVLANIARRVADAGINIINVANRHKDDVHTYVVLRLATGDVSALLPALEAEGYRVIHVSSYNG